A window of the Virgibacillus pantothenticus genome harbors these coding sequences:
- a CDS encoding ABC transporter ATP-binding protein, producing MSFLTLEKVTHYYFSKQRVTKALKDISVSIHEGEFIALLGPSGCGKSTILSIMAGIIPPTEGKVKLQQKAIHAPSSEIGYMLQQDYLFPWKSILENILLGPKINQTHSKEMKEKGLTLLQEVGLEHVASAYPDALSGGMRQRAALVRTLINDPKILLFDEPFSALDYQTKLKLEELVSGLLKTYHKTTVLVTHDIGEAIAMSDRIFVMDSNPGTISKVFEVPIELRNEQPLLARRHPKYQLLFDKVWEELDTKETVSSLGGGI from the coding sequence ATGTCATTTTTAACGTTAGAAAAAGTTACCCATTACTACTTTTCTAAGCAACGTGTTACAAAAGCGTTAAAGGATATTTCAGTTTCCATTCACGAGGGGGAGTTTATCGCTTTGTTAGGACCAAGTGGTTGTGGAAAGTCAACAATTCTATCCATCATGGCAGGAATCATTCCTCCTACAGAAGGGAAAGTCAAATTACAGCAAAAAGCAATCCATGCTCCTTCCTCGGAAATCGGTTATATGTTACAGCAAGACTATTTATTTCCTTGGAAAAGCATTTTAGAAAACATCCTTTTAGGACCAAAAATTAACCAAACGCATTCCAAAGAAATGAAAGAGAAAGGTTTGACCCTACTGCAAGAGGTGGGGCTAGAACATGTAGCTTCAGCTTACCCAGATGCTTTATCAGGTGGTATGCGGCAACGAGCTGCACTGGTTCGAACTTTGATTAACGATCCGAAAATATTATTGTTTGATGAACCTTTTTCGGCTTTAGATTACCAAACGAAATTAAAACTAGAAGAATTGGTTTCCGGCTTACTAAAAACGTATCATAAAACAACGGTACTCGTTACCCATGATATTGGAGAAGCAATCGCAATGAGTGATCGCATCTTTGTGATGGATAGTAATCCGGGCACAATATCCAAAGTATTTGAAGTTCCTATCGAATTACGTAATGAGCAGCCACTTTTAGCAAGAAGACACCCCAAATATCAGCTATTATTTGATAAAGTTTGGGAAGAATTGGACACGAAGGAAACAGTCTCATCATTAGGAGGAGGTATATAA
- the menD gene encoding 2-succinyl-5-enolpyruvyl-6-hydroxy-3-cyclohexene-1-carboxylic-acid synthase codes for MNHTEVLTRYVTNFVDELVANGLTDAVISPGSRSTPLALTLAEHKKMKEWVIIDERSAAFFALGLAKKTKRPVVLVCTSGTATANYFPAIVEAYYSRVPLIVLTADRPHELRDVGAPQAIDQIKMYGDYVKWFHEMALPEADLHMLQYVRNKAASACYIAREGNPGVVHLNFPFREPLMVDFQYENVWGIHDRSHPTSTLPAYEGKKHLSEQQVEDVLLKLTNKEKGVIVCGPQTDPELPEAITKLAEKWQIPILADPLSQVRAGSHVSDVIIEGYDALLRNQAIRERLKPEFIIRFGAMPVSKAYSFYVKQHQHALQIVVEDHEGFREPMSNPTAFIFADAVACCEVLTASATPKSSKTWLQIWKQYNEIAKKHLNCKPDQELKEGEAVRTLLETTPEKSCIFVGNSMAVRDLDSFFWTTKKQIEVFANRGANGIDGVVSSGLGACAAGNRVTLVLGDLSFFHDMNGLHAAMHYQLPLTILLINNNGGGIFSFLSQANDKQHFEALFGTPLNIDFKHAVHMYGGQYVLARTELEVREALLESYQQAGLVVVEVKTNRETNALWHREKWQAIEQEIVGERN; via the coding sequence ATGAATCATACAGAAGTTTTGACGCGCTATGTGACGAATTTTGTCGATGAATTAGTTGCTAACGGATTAACGGATGCTGTTATTTCTCCTGGTTCCAGATCCACACCGCTAGCGCTAACGTTGGCTGAGCATAAAAAGATGAAGGAATGGGTTATTATTGATGAACGGTCAGCTGCTTTTTTTGCACTTGGACTGGCGAAGAAAACAAAGCGCCCCGTTGTTCTTGTTTGTACATCTGGAACAGCGACAGCAAATTACTTTCCAGCTATTGTCGAGGCTTATTATAGCAGGGTTCCGTTAATTGTGTTAACTGCTGACCGCCCACATGAATTACGCGACGTTGGTGCACCTCAAGCTATTGACCAAATAAAAATGTACGGAGATTATGTAAAGTGGTTCCATGAAATGGCACTTCCGGAAGCTGATCTGCACATGCTTCAATATGTACGAAATAAAGCTGCAAGTGCATGTTATATTGCTCGGGAAGGGAACCCTGGTGTGGTTCACTTGAACTTTCCTTTTCGTGAGCCATTAATGGTAGATTTTCAGTATGAAAACGTGTGGGGGATTCATGACCGTTCTCATCCGACTTCAACCTTACCTGCTTATGAAGGGAAGAAACATTTATCCGAACAGCAGGTGGAGGATGTATTGCTTAAATTAACGAATAAAGAAAAAGGTGTTATTGTTTGCGGACCACAAACTGACCCTGAATTACCAGAGGCAATTACGAAGTTAGCTGAAAAATGGCAAATTCCTATTTTGGCTGACCCATTATCACAGGTTCGAGCTGGAAGCCATGTTTCAGATGTAATTATCGAGGGGTATGACGCTTTATTGCGCAATCAAGCTATTCGTGAAAGGTTGAAGCCGGAATTCATTATTCGATTTGGCGCAATGCCAGTTTCCAAAGCATATTCATTTTATGTAAAACAGCATCAGCATGCACTGCAAATAGTTGTTGAAGACCATGAAGGATTTCGTGAACCGATGAGTAATCCAACAGCGTTTATCTTTGCTGATGCAGTTGCTTGCTGCGAAGTGTTGACTGCATCAGCAACTCCAAAGAGTTCAAAAACATGGTTGCAAATCTGGAAGCAGTATAATGAGATTGCGAAAAAGCACCTAAACTGTAAGCCAGATCAGGAGCTTAAAGAGGGTGAAGCAGTACGTACTTTACTCGAGACAACCCCGGAAAAGAGCTGTATTTTTGTTGGCAACAGTATGGCTGTACGTGATTTAGATTCGTTCTTTTGGACCACAAAAAAGCAAATCGAAGTATTTGCTAATCGTGGGGCGAACGGAATTGACGGTGTCGTATCAAGTGGTTTAGGGGCATGTGCAGCTGGAAATAGAGTAACACTTGTATTAGGAGACTTATCATTTTTCCATGATATGAATGGGTTACATGCTGCTATGCATTATCAATTACCACTTACTATTTTATTAATTAATAATAACGGTGGGGGCATTTTTTCCTTTTTATCACAGGCAAATGACAAACAGCATTTTGAAGCATTGTTTGGTACACCTCTAAATATTGATTTTAAACATGCGGTTCATATGTACGGTGGTCAGTATGTGCTTGCGAGAACGGAACTAGAGGTAAGGGAAGCACTTTTAGAAAGCTATCAACAAGCTGGGCTGGTAGTTGTTGAAGTAAAAACAAACCGGGAGACGAATGCTCTTTGGCATCGTGAAAAATGGCAGGCAATTGAGCAGGAAATAGTAGGAGAGAGGAATTAA
- a CDS encoding isochorismate synthase, with the protein MIGVQDQQVEELLRDAIHQMPLTKEAQLVSITKQVEPKDPVLFFAAAARLNKERCFWTSTKDSFSIVGVGNIFEISANQDRFQYTETTWKKLLGDVRIYNPFQAPGTGLVSLGGLDFDPQKPRTELWADFPRVKFTVPEYMLTKNMDDVYFTINLKIRRDDHPIQLMKAIEAAERILFQASKEQHGTPRLVNSKVIAPEQWKQTVQKAKQEIQQKQMDKIVLARELRLQFNKQVNISHILGDLIKKQSNSYVFAFEQNNSCFVGATPERLVKVDKQELLSTCLAGTAPRGKTEVEDQQIADNLLHDQKNREEHDFVVQMIKQGLNKYCTDVHIPDTPVVYPLKNLQHLYTPVTGRLKDGYTIFNVVKELHPTPALGGVPRDLSMTFIRDYERLDRGWYGAPVGWLDSNDHGEFAVAIRSALIQEDEASLFAGCGIVKDSNPEEEFEETRIKFSPMLTVLGGQA; encoded by the coding sequence ATGATAGGAGTACAGGATCAGCAAGTTGAAGAACTCTTGCGCGATGCCATTCATCAGATGCCATTAACGAAAGAGGCTCAACTTGTTAGTATTACGAAACAGGTAGAACCAAAAGATCCAGTTCTTTTCTTTGCAGCAGCTGCAAGATTAAATAAAGAGCGATGTTTTTGGACGAGCACAAAGGATTCTTTTTCCATCGTTGGTGTTGGGAATATATTTGAAATAAGTGCTAACCAAGACCGTTTTCAATATACAGAAACTACTTGGAAGAAACTACTAGGTGATGTACGGATCTATAACCCTTTTCAAGCACCTGGAACGGGATTAGTAAGTCTAGGTGGATTAGATTTTGACCCACAAAAGCCAAGAACAGAGCTGTGGGCTGATTTCCCTAGAGTTAAATTTACTGTACCAGAATATATGCTGACAAAGAATATGGATGATGTCTATTTTACGATTAACTTGAAGATACGTAGAGACGATCATCCTATTCAGTTAATGAAAGCAATAGAGGCTGCTGAAAGAATATTGTTTCAAGCTTCTAAAGAGCAACATGGTACACCGCGTTTAGTAAACTCCAAGGTTATTGCTCCAGAGCAATGGAAGCAAACTGTACAAAAAGCGAAGCAAGAGATTCAACAGAAGCAAATGGATAAAATCGTGCTTGCTAGAGAGTTGCGTCTTCAGTTTAATAAGCAAGTAAATATCAGTCATATTTTAGGTGATTTAATTAAAAAACAGTCGAACAGTTATGTTTTTGCCTTTGAGCAAAATAATAGTTGCTTTGTAGGCGCTACCCCGGAACGACTTGTAAAGGTAGATAAACAAGAACTGCTATCAACTTGCCTAGCAGGAACCGCACCACGAGGTAAAACAGAAGTAGAAGATCAACAAATTGCAGACAACCTATTACATGACCAGAAAAATAGGGAAGAGCATGATTTTGTCGTGCAAATGATTAAACAAGGATTAAACAAATATTGCACGGATGTGCACATACCGGATACACCAGTTGTATATCCATTGAAAAATCTGCAACATTTATATACGCCTGTTACAGGAAGACTAAAAGATGGCTATACGATTTTCAATGTTGTCAAAGAATTGCATCCTACTCCAGCTCTTGGTGGAGTACCGCGAGATTTGTCTATGACATTTATTCGGGATTATGAACGGTTAGACCGAGGGTGGTATGGTGCTCCCGTTGGTTGGCTAGATAGTAACGACCATGGGGAATTTGCAGTAGCCATTCGTTCGGCATTAATTCAAGAAGATGAAGCGTCTTTGTTTGCAGGCTGTGGAATTGTAAAAGATTCAAATCCAGAGGAAGAATTTGAAGAGACACGCATTAAATTCTCTCCAATGCTAACTGTTTTAGGGGGACAAGCATGA
- the menB gene encoding 1,4-dihydroxy-2-naphthoyl-CoA synthase produces the protein MAVQWEKVRDYEEIYYEKYNGIAKVTINRPEKRNAFTPLTVNEMIDAFADARDDSDIGVIILAGEGDKAFCSGGDQSVRGHGGYVGSDQIPRLNVLDLQRLIRTIPKPVVAMVSGYAIGGGHVLHVVCDLTIAADNAIFGQTGPKVGSFDAGYGAGLLARMVGHKRAREIWYLCRQYNAEEAYEMGLVNTVVPLEKLEEETIQWCEEMLSKSPTALRFLKASFNADTDGLAGLQQMGGDATLLYYTTDEAKEGRDAFKEKRKPDFKKFPRFP, from the coding sequence ATGGCAGTACAATGGGAAAAAGTAAGAGATTACGAAGAGATTTATTATGAAAAATATAATGGCATTGCCAAAGTGACCATCAATCGCCCTGAGAAGCGAAATGCATTTACACCATTAACGGTAAATGAAATGATTGATGCATTTGCAGACGCTAGAGACGATTCAGACATTGGTGTCATTATTTTAGCTGGCGAAGGAGACAAGGCGTTTTGTTCCGGTGGCGATCAATCTGTTCGTGGACATGGCGGTTATGTAGGCAGTGACCAAATCCCAAGGTTGAATGTATTGGACTTACAACGCTTAATTCGCACCATTCCTAAGCCTGTTGTTGCAATGGTATCTGGCTATGCTATCGGAGGCGGTCATGTACTTCATGTCGTATGTGACTTAACAATTGCAGCAGATAATGCTATCTTTGGTCAAACGGGTCCGAAAGTTGGTAGTTTTGATGCTGGCTATGGCGCTGGTTTACTTGCAAGAATGGTCGGTCATAAACGTGCACGAGAAATTTGGTACTTATGCCGTCAATACAATGCAGAAGAAGCTTATGAAATGGGATTGGTAAATACCGTTGTTCCGTTGGAGAAACTAGAAGAAGAAACGATTCAATGGTGTGAGGAAATGTTATCTAAATCTCCAACTGCATTGCGTTTCTTAAAAGCTTCCTTTAATGCAGATACAGACGGTTTAGCTGGTTTGCAGCAAATGGGTGGAGATGCAACATTACTTTACTACACGACAGACGAGGCAAAAGAAGGAAGAGATGCGTTTAAAGAAAAAAGAAAACCCGACTTTAAAAAGTTTCCTCGTTTCCCTTAA
- the menH gene encoding 2-succinyl-6-hydroxy-2,4-cyclohexadiene-1-carboxylate synthase, giving the protein MFFSIGDATYWYEVHGEGKPLVLLHGFTGSSETWQSFVSIWKQHWQVITVDLPGHGKTTANHKSMEACCSDLVSLLKYLNLEPVHLLGYSMGGRTAIAFAMNYPEAVKSLILESTSPGLADPIERKQRKQADNKLATNLEQRGMDWFVPYWENIPLFITQQQLPVSVQDRIRKERMSHSASGLADSLRFMGTGVQASYWDKLTQFDKPVFLLTGGLDQKYCEIMGKMERILPHAQQTIVSEAGHAIHVEKPNIFGKIVTGCLKGLF; this is encoded by the coding sequence GTGTTTTTTTCGATTGGAGATGCTACGTACTGGTATGAAGTGCATGGCGAAGGAAAACCACTTGTTTTACTCCATGGATTTACGGGTAGTAGTGAAACGTGGCAGTCTTTTGTAAGCATATGGAAGCAGCATTGGCAAGTCATTACCGTGGATCTTCCTGGTCACGGAAAAACAACAGCAAACCATAAATCAATGGAAGCGTGCTGTAGCGATCTTGTTTCGTTATTAAAATATTTAAATCTGGAACCTGTTCATCTGCTAGGTTATTCCATGGGTGGTAGAACAGCGATTGCTTTTGCAATGAATTATCCAGAAGCGGTGAAGAGCCTGATACTAGAAAGTACTTCTCCAGGTCTTGCAGATCCGATAGAGCGCAAACAACGAAAACAAGCGGACAATAAGTTAGCAACAAACCTGGAACAAAGGGGAATGGACTGGTTTGTTCCTTATTGGGAAAACATTCCCCTATTTATAACGCAACAACAGTTACCAGTTTCTGTTCAAGATAGGATCCGTAAAGAACGTATGAGCCATTCCGCTTCAGGCTTAGCCGATTCTCTTCGTTTTATGGGGACAGGCGTGCAGGCGTCTTACTGGGACAAACTAACTCAGTTTGATAAACCGGTTTTCCTACTAACGGGGGGGTTAGATCAAAAGTACTGCGAAATCATGGGGAAAATGGAACGAATATTGCCGCATGCGCAACAAACGATCGTTTCTGAAGCAGGACATGCAATTCACGTGGAGAAACCGAATATTTTTGGTAAAATAGTAACTGGATGTTTAAAGGGGTTATTCTAA
- a CDS encoding o-succinylbenzoate--CoA ligase has product MQMVIPHWLTKQADISPDQIALQLSDGSTLTFQQLKERSQDYAKKLAGWGVAKGTHVAVLSSNQPTMVIAIHALSYLQAVVVLLNSRLTGDELTYQLKDAEVSFLIYTETLAELAGKLPVSKALSLTAVECLQPQAIDIATEINLDKPFTMMYTSGTTGFPKGVVHTYGNHWWSAIGSALNLGLQSEDKWLAALPLFHVSGLSILIRSVIYGMPVYLLEKFDKKRVHQAIMTKGITMVSVVTLMLQQLLGELGEKTYPASLRCMLLGGGPAPKPLLEQAKEKGVPVFQSFGMTETASQIVTLNANDALKKIGSAGKALFPAQVKINAPDEDGVGEIYVKGPMVTSGYYRNQAATEKALIAGWLATGDLGYLDKEGYLYVIDRRSDLIISGGENVYPSEIESTLLRFPGIKEAGVTGVEDTKWGEVPIAFIVTDDGTYNQAELQAFLKRHLAAYKCPKQIYEVARLPRNASNKLVRRELKKLL; this is encoded by the coding sequence ATGCAAATGGTTATCCCGCATTGGTTAACGAAACAAGCGGACATATCTCCTGACCAAATAGCACTTCAGCTTTCAGATGGGAGCACACTTACATTCCAACAGTTAAAGGAACGAAGTCAGGACTATGCAAAAAAATTAGCTGGCTGGGGAGTAGCAAAGGGGACACATGTTGCGGTGCTCTCTTCAAACCAGCCAACGATGGTGATTGCTATTCATGCGCTAAGCTATTTGCAAGCAGTGGTTGTTTTGTTAAACAGCAGATTGACGGGGGATGAGCTGACATATCAATTGAAAGATGCAGAAGTGTCATTTTTAATCTATACAGAAACATTAGCTGAACTAGCTGGGAAGTTGCCCGTTTCTAAAGCATTGTCCTTAACAGCAGTTGAGTGCCTTCAGCCGCAAGCCATAGATATCGCTACAGAAATTAATTTAGATAAGCCGTTTACTATGATGTATACATCAGGAACAACAGGTTTTCCTAAAGGAGTTGTCCATACATATGGAAATCATTGGTGGAGTGCGATAGGAAGTGCGCTGAATTTAGGCCTTCAGAGCGAAGATAAATGGCTGGCAGCATTGCCATTATTCCACGTTAGCGGTTTATCGATTCTAATTCGCAGCGTCATTTATGGTATGCCTGTATACTTACTAGAGAAATTTGATAAAAAACGGGTACATCAAGCGATTATGACAAAAGGGATAACGATGGTGTCTGTTGTAACCTTGATGCTACAGCAGCTATTGGGTGAGTTGGGGGAAAAGACGTACCCCGCTTCACTAAGATGTATGTTGTTAGGCGGAGGACCTGCACCAAAGCCATTACTAGAACAGGCGAAGGAAAAGGGCGTCCCAGTTTTCCAGTCTTTTGGAATGACAGAAACCGCTTCGCAAATCGTGACATTAAATGCAAACGATGCACTAAAAAAAATTGGCTCTGCCGGAAAAGCTTTATTTCCAGCCCAAGTGAAAATTAATGCACCTGATGAGGATGGTGTAGGAGAAATCTATGTGAAAGGACCGATGGTTACAAGTGGGTACTATAGGAATCAAGCTGCAACAGAAAAGGCGCTAATTGCAGGCTGGTTAGCTACAGGTGATTTAGGCTATTTGGATAAGGAAGGGTATTTATATGTTATCGACAGGCGAAGCGATTTAATCATTTCAGGTGGTGAAAATGTATACCCTTCAGAAATAGAAAGCACGCTATTACGTTTTCCGGGAATTAAAGAGGCAGGCGTAACTGGAGTGGAAGATACGAAATGGGGCGAGGTTCCGATTGCATTTATTGTGACGGATGATGGAACCTATAATCAAGCAGAGCTTCAAGCTTTTTTAAAGCGGCATTTAGCTGCTTATAAATGTCCAAAGCAAATTTATGAAGTGGCTCGTTTGCCCCGGAACGCATCCAATAAACTCGTACGTAGAGAATTAAAGAAATTATTGTAA
- a CDS encoding ABC transporter permease, producing MKQTKAEDQLFQHYLTSVRKEKKRVIIWQVLILISFILIWEVASRLYWIDPLLFSSPTTIYQVIAEKLQDGSLLTHMRITLLETVAGFLIGTIAGILLAVSLWFSKRLSNILDPYLVILNAMPKVALGPIIIVALGPGYVSIIAMGAIISVIITTLVVYAAFNEVDPNYAKVLKSFGANKRQVFQHAVFPATLPTMISTLKVNVGLSWVGVIVGEFLVSKQGLGYLIIYGFQVFDFSLVMMSLVLIAVFAAVMYKLVEQIESWLIK from the coding sequence ATGAAACAAACGAAAGCCGAAGATCAATTATTCCAACACTATTTAACCTCTGTCCGAAAAGAGAAAAAACGAGTGATTATTTGGCAGGTTTTAATCCTAATCAGTTTTATCCTGATTTGGGAAGTGGCAAGTCGCCTATATTGGATTGACCCATTGTTATTTAGCTCCCCGACAACGATATATCAGGTTATTGCTGAAAAACTTCAAGATGGATCATTACTCACGCATATGCGAATCACTTTATTAGAAACGGTAGCTGGGTTTTTAATTGGAACCATTGCAGGTATACTTCTTGCTGTTTCATTGTGGTTTTCCAAACGTTTATCCAATATATTAGATCCTTATCTTGTTATTTTAAATGCCATGCCTAAAGTAGCCTTGGGCCCAATTATTATTGTTGCACTTGGTCCTGGCTACGTGTCCATTATCGCAATGGGAGCGATTATCTCTGTCATCATCACTACATTGGTCGTGTATGCAGCGTTTAATGAAGTTGACCCCAATTATGCTAAAGTATTGAAAAGTTTCGGTGCCAATAAACGCCAAGTGTTTCAGCACGCTGTTTTCCCTGCAACGCTGCCCACAATGATTTCTACTTTGAAGGTAAATGTTGGACTGTCATGGGTTGGCGTTATTGTTGGAGAATTCCTCGTTTCTAAACAAGGATTAGGCTATTTAATTATTTACGGTTTTCAAGTATTTGACTTTTCTCTTGTCATGATGAGCCTAGTGCTAATAGCTGTTTTTGCAGCTGTTATGTATAAGCTTGTAGAACAAATAGAGAGCTGGTTAATTAAATAG
- a CDS encoding helix-turn-helix transcriptional regulator, whose product MANKIKLARVEKGLTQAQLAKRVNATRQTIGLIEKGEYNPSLNLCIAIAKELEKTLDDLFWEES is encoded by the coding sequence ATGGCTAATAAAATAAAGCTAGCTCGAGTTGAAAAAGGATTAACACAAGCTCAACTTGCCAAAAGAGTCAATGCGACTCGACAAACGATTGGACTTATTGAAAAAGGGGAGTATAACCCAAGCTTAAATCTCTGTATTGCAATAGCAAAGGAACTAGAAAAGACGTTGGATGATCTATTTTGGGAGGAATCGTAA
- a CDS encoding MATE family efflux transporter: MNWGDVLSIVGEKLGTQSVKKSFFQYFLPTILGMMLMSVNIVIDGIFVGNGVGSLALASVNIAVPVFSIIISISLLIGVGGGTLYSIAIGAGDKEKAKRLYTISFVLLTVITIFIGIIGLVFIEPLAKLFGANAETLPYAIDYMRVMFMFSLVLAWEVCLSIFVRNDGDPQLAMVGLIVSAIVNIVLNYLMIFILEWEVTGAAIATSLATLIGLLIYTLHFLKKGSGLKFTKIIWKKDDLKQISAIGLPSFLSEAGIGIFVMGYNIAIAHYAGTNGLAAFSVINYLHTFMLLAFIGIGSSIQPMISYYYGAKKFTSIKETVKIAEITGFLLGGFFLVIGYLGAELLVSIFGVATSEIKDLAVRGIKLFFLGYLFMGVNFIYMTYYQSIGYVRPSVGITVFRGFILLIAMLFILPLFLGTTGVWLALPVSETIVALVLLVIARKGVMRNQYDARGF; the protein is encoded by the coding sequence ATGAATTGGGGTGATGTTTTGAGCATCGTAGGAGAAAAATTAGGGACACAGTCCGTTAAAAAAAGCTTTTTTCAATATTTTCTTCCGACTATTTTAGGAATGATGCTTATGTCGGTGAATATCGTTATCGACGGTATCTTTGTTGGAAATGGCGTAGGCTCTCTTGCTTTAGCAAGTGTAAATATAGCTGTTCCTGTATTCTCGATTATTATTTCCATTTCCTTGTTAATCGGCGTTGGAGGAGGAACCTTATATTCCATTGCCATTGGAGCAGGGGATAAGGAGAAGGCAAAGAGGTTATACACGATCTCTTTTGTACTACTAACCGTAATAACCATCTTTATTGGAATTATTGGTCTTGTGTTTATCGAACCATTAGCCAAACTTTTTGGAGCAAATGCTGAAACATTACCATACGCTATAGACTATATGCGTGTCATGTTTATGTTTTCTTTAGTTCTGGCGTGGGAGGTATGTTTGAGTATTTTTGTACGTAATGACGGGGACCCACAATTAGCGATGGTTGGTTTAATTGTTTCTGCGATTGTTAATATTGTCCTTAATTATCTTATGATTTTTATTCTAGAATGGGAAGTTACTGGTGCCGCTATTGCTACCTCATTGGCTACATTGATTGGATTGCTTATCTATACGCTTCATTTTTTAAAAAAGGGATCTGGTTTAAAATTCACAAAAATAATTTGGAAAAAGGATGACTTGAAACAAATCAGTGCTATTGGACTCCCTAGCTTTTTATCAGAAGCAGGTATTGGTATATTTGTAATGGGATATAACATTGCTATTGCACATTATGCCGGAACAAATGGGTTAGCTGCATTTTCGGTTATTAATTATTTGCATACATTTATGTTACTCGCTTTTATTGGCATTGGCTCGTCGATTCAACCGATGATTAGTTATTATTACGGGGCAAAAAAATTCACCTCGATTAAAGAAACAGTGAAAATTGCTGAAATAACTGGATTTCTGCTTGGCGGTTTCTTTTTAGTGATTGGTTATTTAGGTGCTGAGTTACTCGTTTCGATTTTTGGGGTGGCTACAAGCGAGATTAAAGACCTTGCTGTAAGAGGAATAAAGCTATTTTTCCTAGGGTATTTATTTATGGGAGTCAATTTTATTTATATGACCTATTATCAGTCTATTGGTTACGTCCGTCCATCTGTTGGTATTACCGTATTTAGGGGCTTCATTTTATTGATTGCGATGCTGTTTATTTTGCCCCTATTTTTAGGAACTACTGGCGTTTGGCTTGCACTTCCGGTATCAGAAACGATTGTAGCACTCGTACTTTTAGTTATAGCTCGAAAAGGAGTTATGCGTAATCAATACGACGCTAGAGGCTTTTAG
- the ytkD gene encoding RNA deprotection pyrophosphohydrolase gives MYTFKDYYKNEVKLSFEDQPFSEHPLHVWVICVYEDKWLLTEHKERGIEFPGGKVEKGESAKEAAIREVKEETGGIVEQINYIGQYFVSGKSENVIKNVYFATVSSLEQQATYYETNGPVLLEVLPTDVKHREEFSFMMKDGVLKYCLSHVKRLR, from the coding sequence ATGTATACATTTAAAGATTATTACAAGAATGAAGTGAAATTATCCTTTGAAGATCAACCCTTTTCAGAGCATCCGTTGCATGTCTGGGTCATATGCGTTTATGAAGATAAATGGTTGTTGACCGAACATAAGGAACGGGGAATAGAGTTTCCTGGTGGAAAAGTGGAAAAAGGGGAAAGTGCAAAAGAAGCTGCTATTAGGGAAGTAAAAGAAGAGACTGGTGGAATCGTTGAGCAAATAAACTATATTGGTCAGTATTTCGTCTCTGGGAAATCAGAAAATGTAATTAAAAACGTTTATTTTGCAACCGTCTCCTCACTAGAACAACAAGCAACATATTATGAAACAAACGGTCCTGTTTTATTAGAGGTTCTCCCTACTGATGTAAAGCACCGAGAAGAGTTTAGTTTTATGATGAAAGATGGAGTACTGAAATATTGTTTATCACATGTAAAACGATTAAGATGA
- a CDS encoding OsmC family protein, giving the protein MAKSIFKATAHLQDGVQVKVKSRNFEITVDEPKNLGGTDTGMNPVELVLGALGACQAIVARVFAKKFQIEFSDFWVELEGDLDPDGFMHKADVRKGYSEIRYNIHIKTDAPQEKVEEFVAFIEDTCPVGDTLANPVNIKLNNIIVE; this is encoded by the coding sequence ATGGCTAAATCTATTTTTAAAGCCACTGCTCACCTGCAAGATGGCGTTCAAGTTAAAGTAAAATCGAGAAATTTTGAGATCACTGTAGATGAGCCTAAAAACTTAGGAGGTACAGATACGGGAATGAATCCTGTTGAATTAGTACTTGGTGCTCTTGGTGCGTGCCAGGCAATAGTCGCACGCGTATTTGCTAAGAAGTTTCAAATTGAATTCAGCGACTTCTGGGTTGAACTAGAAGGGGATTTAGATCCAGATGGTTTTATGCACAAAGCCGATGTACGAAAAGGCTATTCGGAAATCCGTTACAATATTCATATTAAAACGGATGCCCCACAAGAGAAAGTAGAAGAATTCGTTGCTTTTATTGAAGATACATGCCCAGTTGGCGATACGCTGGCAAACCCAGTCAATATAAAGTTAAATAATATCATCGTTGAATAA